One region of Alosa sapidissima isolate fAloSap1 chromosome 1, fAloSap1.pri, whole genome shotgun sequence genomic DNA includes:
- the acvr1l gene encoding activin receptor type-1 produces MGHCSAHVLLFMLLKIVQTSAEDGVMECACEGSNCMAELCRGDQCYTSVTLGGPVPTFTRGCLRGLDKPRMTCQTAANYVVECCALPMCNANTSSEALLGQLSTAPDAEPVRYCVETLVLLVLGPVVVLALLSLLSVLVCRRLHRGRLERLREYDPEQGAIDGLIASNVGDSTLADLLDHSCTSGSGSGLPFLVQRTVARQISLVECVGKGRYGEVWRGQWQGENVAVKIFSSRDEKSWFRETEIYNTVLLRHENILGFMASDMTSRNSSTQLWLITHYHEHGSLYDYLGRVAVEMADGLNMAASVASGLVHLHTEIFGTEGKPAIAHRDLKSKNILVRKDLRCCIADLGLAVTHSQSDNQLDVGNNPKVGTKRYMAPEVLDESIQTDCFDAYKRVDIWAFGLVLWEIARRTISNGIVEEYKPPFYDLVPNDPSFDDMRKVVCVEQQRPFIPNRWFSDPTLSALVKLMKECWYQNPSARLTALRIKKTLDKIHSTLEKGKADC; encoded by the exons atgGTGTCATGGAGTGCGCGTGTGAGGGCAGCAACTGCATGGCAGAGCTGTGCCGCGGGGACCAGTGCTACACGTCCGTGACGCTGGGCGGGCCGGTGCCCACCTTCACCCGTGGCTGCCTGCGAGGCCTTGACAAGCCCCGCATGACCTGCCAGACGGCGGCCAACTATGTGGTGGAGTGCTGTGCCCTGCCCATGTGTAACGCCAACACCAGCAGTGAGGCGCTTCTCGGTCAACTCTCCACAG CCCCTGATGCCGAGCCGGTGCGCTACTGTGTGGAGacgctggtgctgctggtgctgggcCCGGTGGTGGTGTTGGCGCTGCTCTCGCTGCTGTCGGTGCTGGTGTGCCGCCGGCTGCACCGTGGCCGTCTGGAGAGGCTGCGCGAGTACGACCCCGAGCAGGGCGCCATCGACGGGCTCATCGCCTCCAACGTGGGAGACAGCACGCTGGCG GATCTGCTGGACCACTCGTGCACGTCAGGCAGTGGCTCGGGCCTGCCGTTCCTGGTGCAGAGGACGGTGGCGCGGCAGATCAGCCTGGTGGAGTGTGTGG GTAAAGGGCGCTACGGAGAGGTATGGCGGGGCCAGTGGCAGGGCGAGAATGTGGCGGTAAAGATCTTCTCCTCACGCGATGAGAAGTCCTGGTTCCGCGAGACCGAGATCTACAACACAGTCCTGCTGCGTCACGAGAACATCTTGG GTTTCATGGCGTCGGACATGACCTCGCGGAACTCCAGCACACAGCTGTGGCTGATCACGCACTACCACGAGCACGGCTCGCTGTACGACTACCTGGGCCGAGTCGCTGTGGAGATGGCCGACGGGCTGAACATGGCGGCATCGGTGGCCAGCGGCCTGGTGCACCTGCACACCGAGATCTTCGGCACCGAGGGCAAGCCGGCTATTGCCCACCGCGACCTCAAGAGCAAGAACATCCTGGTCAGGAAGGACCTACGTTGCTGCATCGCCGACCTGG GTCTGGCGGTCACTCACTCTCAGTCAGACAATCAGCTGGACGTGGGCAACAACCCTAAGGTGGGCACAAAGCGCTACATGGCCCCCGAGGTGCTGGACGAGTCCATCCAGACGGACTGCTTCGATGCCTACAAGAGAGTGGACATCTGGGCCTTTGGGCTGGTGCTGTGGGAGATCGCCCGACGCACCATCAGCAACG GTATTGTGGAGGAGTACAAGCCTCCCTTCTATGACCTGGTCCCTAATGACCCCAGCTTCGACGACATGcggaaggtggtgtgtgtggagcagcagAGGCCCTTCATCCCCAACCGCTGGTTCTCTGAcccg ACGCTGTCTGCGCTGGTGAAGCTGATGAAGGAGTGCTGGTATCAGAACCCGTCGGCCCGCCTCACTGCCCTGCGCATCAAAAAGACTCTGGACAAAATCCACAGCACGCTGGAGAAGGGCAAGGCCGACTGCTGA
- the d2hgdh gene encoding D-2-hydroxyglutarate dehydrogenase, mitochondrial isoform X1, with the protein MATLLHRFSRLRLRSTLQFVSQYPVFSTRAVESVKGERVFFGCQTLYGKHRCIHTVGGGTERSLPSAAPPRLPFSRITEDDLAFFRQLLPDRAITDPDMLESCNVDWLKSVRGNSEVLLRPRTTEEVSQILKYCNERNLALSPQGGNTGLVGGSVPVFDEIVLSTALMNQVLAFDSVSGILTCQAGCVLETLSQYLEERDFIMPLDLGAKGSCHIGGNVATNAGGLRLLRYGSLRGTVLGLEVVLADGRVLNCLATLRKDNTGYDLKQLFIGSEGTLGVITAVSILCPRKPKAVNVAFLGCSSFQNLLETFQCCRGMLGEILSAFEFLDASCMGLLEKHLKITNPITECPFYIVIETAGSNAVHDEEKLHNFLEKVMASSLVTDGTVATEDVKIKALWSLRERVTEALTHDGFTYKYDISLPVEKIYQLVTDMREHLGDRAKNVVGYGHVGDGNLHLNITSPTKDPALLAAIEPYVYEWTSGVRGSVSAEHGLGLKKRNYIYYSKPPEAVALMGNIKAMLDPRGILNPYKTLPDNLNLH; encoded by the exons ATGGCTACCCTTTTACATCGGTTCAGCAGACTTCGTTTAAGGTCTACTCTCCAGTTCGTCTCACAGTACCCAGTGTTTTCAACCAGAGCTGTGGAAAGTGTGAAAGGAGAGCGAGTTTTCTTCGGCTGTCAGACACTATATGGAAAGCACCGATGCATCCATACTGTAGGCGGAGGAACCGAGAGATCTCTCCCCAGCGCTGCGCCTCCGCGGCTCCCATTCTCCCGCATCACCGAGGACGACCTGGCCTTCTTCCGACAGCTGCTCCCTGACCGGGCCATCACAGACCCTGACATGCTGGAGTCGTGCAATGTGGACTGGCTCAAGTCAGTGCGCG GTAATAGTGAAGTACTCCTGAGACCCAGAACCACAGAAGAGGTGTCCCAAATTCTCAA GTACTGCAATGAGAGGAACCTGGCGCTGAGCCCACAGGGCGGGAACACAGGGCTGGTGGGGGGCAGTGTGCCGGTGTTTGATGAGATCGTCCTCTCCACGGCCCTCATGAACCAGGTGCTGGCCTTCGACAGCGTGTCAG gcATCCTGACATGCCAGGCGGGCTGCGTGCTGGAGACCCTCTCTCAGTACCTGGAGGAGCGGGACTTTATCATGCCCCTGGACCTGGGCGCTAAGGGCAGCTGCCACATTGGGGGCAACGTGGCCACCAATGCTGGGGGGCTGCGCCTGCTGCGCTACGGGTCCTTGCGAGGGACAGTGCTAGGGCTGGAGGTG GTTCTAGCTGATGGGCGAGTCCTAAACTGCTTGGCCACTTTAAGGAAAGACAACACAGGCTACGACCTCAAGCAGCTGTTCATCGGTTCCGAAGGTACCCTAGGGGTCATCAcagctgtctccatcctttgtCCCCGCAAACCTAAGGCTGTCAACGTGGCGTTCCTGG GATGCTCCAGTTTCCAGAACTTGCTGGAGACATTTCAGTGCTGCCGGGGCATGCTGGGAGAGATCCTGTCTGCCTTTGAATTTTTAGACGCTT CCTGCATGGGGCTGCTAGAGAAGCACCTTAAGATCACCAACCCCATCACAG AGTGTCCCTTCTACATCGTCATAGAGACGGCTGGATCCAACGCAGTTCACGATGAGGAGAAACTGCACAATTTCCTGGAGAAGGTGATGGCATCATCACTGGTGACTGATGGAACGGTTGCCACGGAGGATGTCAAAATTAAA GCTCTCTGGTcgttgagggagagagtgaccgAGGCTCTCACCCATGATGGATTTACCTACAAGTACGACATCTCGCTTCCCGTGGAGAAGATCTACCAGCTGGTCACTGACATGAGGGAACATCTCGGAGACCGAGCCAAGAATGTGGTGGGATACGGACATGTCg GTGATGGCAACCTACACTTGAACATCACCTCTCCGACCAAAGACCCTGCCCTGCTGGCGGCCATCGAGCCGTACGTGTACGAGTGGACATCGGGCGTGCGGGGCAGTGTGAGTGCGGAGCATGGCCTGGGGCTGAAGAAAAGGAACTATATTTACTACAGCAAACCGCCTGAGGCTGTGGCCCTAATGGGGAACATTAAGGCCATGCTGGACCCACGGGGCATCCTCAACCCTTACAAGACTCTCCCCGACAACCTCAACCTCCACTAA
- the LOC121714348 gene encoding uncharacterized protein LOC121714348, whose amino-acid sequence MARVISSERRRAEQYCLHVLALKQVVEDFDRAFGFHPSMHDYEHSYASADASLQGCEEVFHISERDVCVKAHSGQYDVVRCGTKKACLTSVAMWAHCLSTGAWLSPPFPRGTTPSPIFPCFYGTGHAQSPSHMRGVINPELMASIQEASQSRATNLAPRGRSTDVQGDDEMEAIKTLDADTITYHVLKVVISSLAKKKKNFWTVENQPDWWPESLPFASPSHKFTVKGVERKPLPERAKGDPEGLPGPP is encoded by the exons ATGGCCAGAGTCATTTCCTCGGAGAGAC GAAGAGCAGAGCAGTATTGCCTCCATGTCCTTGCACTAAAACAAGTAGTGGAGGACTTTGACAGGGCCTTTGGCTTTCATCCCAGCATGCATGACTATG AACATAGCTATGCCTCTGCTGATGCCTCCCTGCAAGGATGTGAG GAGGTATTCCACATCTCTGAAAGGgacgtgtgtgtgaaagcacaCTCAGGCCAATATGATGTGGTTCGCTGTGGAACGAAGAAGGCGTGCCTCACATCTGTGGCCATGTGG GCCCATTGCCTTTCGACCGGTGCCTGGCTCAGTCCGCCATTCCCCCGAGGTACAACGCCCAGTCCCATCTTCCCATGCTTTTACGGGACAGGGCATGCACAAAGTCCCAGTCATATGAGGGGTGTCATTAACCCGGAGTTGATGGCATCAATCCAGGAGGCCAGTCAGTCAAGGGCTACTAATTTGGCACCGAGAG GCCGCAGTACAGATGTCCAAGGTGACGATGAAATGGAGGCAATAAAAACCTTAGACGCTGACACTATTACATACCATGTCCTTAAGGTTGTGATATCGTCATTGGCCAAAA AAAAAAAGAATTTCTGGACAGTGGAGAACCAGCCAGATTGGTGGCCTGAATCTCTACCCTTCGCTTCACCCAGCCACAAAT TTACTGTGAAAGGTGTGGAAAGGAAGCCCCTCCCAGAAAGAGCTAAAGGAGATCCTGAAGGCCTACCAGGCCCaccttaa
- the d2hgdh gene encoding D-2-hydroxyglutarate dehydrogenase, mitochondrial isoform X2: protein MNQVLAFDSVSGILTCQAGCVLETLSQYLEERDFIMPLDLGAKGSCHIGGNVATNAGGLRLLRYGSLRGTVLGLEVVLADGRVLNCLATLRKDNTGYDLKQLFIGSEGTLGVITAVSILCPRKPKAVNVAFLGCSSFQNLLETFQCCRGMLGEILSAFEFLDASCMGLLEKHLKITNPITECPFYIVIETAGSNAVHDEEKLHNFLEKVMASSLVTDGTVATEDVKIKALWSLRERVTEALTHDGFTYKYDISLPVEKIYQLVTDMREHLGDRAKNVVGYGHVGDGNLHLNITSPTKDPALLAAIEPYVYEWTSGVRGSVSAEHGLGLKKRNYIYYSKPPEAVALMGNIKAMLDPRGILNPYKTLPDNLNLH, encoded by the exons ATGAACCAGGTGCTGGCCTTCGACAGCGTGTCAG gcATCCTGACATGCCAGGCGGGCTGCGTGCTGGAGACCCTCTCTCAGTACCTGGAGGAGCGGGACTTTATCATGCCCCTGGACCTGGGCGCTAAGGGCAGCTGCCACATTGGGGGCAACGTGGCCACCAATGCTGGGGGGCTGCGCCTGCTGCGCTACGGGTCCTTGCGAGGGACAGTGCTAGGGCTGGAGGTG GTTCTAGCTGATGGGCGAGTCCTAAACTGCTTGGCCACTTTAAGGAAAGACAACACAGGCTACGACCTCAAGCAGCTGTTCATCGGTTCCGAAGGTACCCTAGGGGTCATCAcagctgtctccatcctttgtCCCCGCAAACCTAAGGCTGTCAACGTGGCGTTCCTGG GATGCTCCAGTTTCCAGAACTTGCTGGAGACATTTCAGTGCTGCCGGGGCATGCTGGGAGAGATCCTGTCTGCCTTTGAATTTTTAGACGCTT CCTGCATGGGGCTGCTAGAGAAGCACCTTAAGATCACCAACCCCATCACAG AGTGTCCCTTCTACATCGTCATAGAGACGGCTGGATCCAACGCAGTTCACGATGAGGAGAAACTGCACAATTTCCTGGAGAAGGTGATGGCATCATCACTGGTGACTGATGGAACGGTTGCCACGGAGGATGTCAAAATTAAA GCTCTCTGGTcgttgagggagagagtgaccgAGGCTCTCACCCATGATGGATTTACCTACAAGTACGACATCTCGCTTCCCGTGGAGAAGATCTACCAGCTGGTCACTGACATGAGGGAACATCTCGGAGACCGAGCCAAGAATGTGGTGGGATACGGACATGTCg GTGATGGCAACCTACACTTGAACATCACCTCTCCGACCAAAGACCCTGCCCTGCTGGCGGCCATCGAGCCGTACGTGTACGAGTGGACATCGGGCGTGCGGGGCAGTGTGAGTGCGGAGCATGGCCTGGGGCTGAAGAAAAGGAACTATATTTACTACAGCAAACCGCCTGAGGCTGTGGCCCTAATGGGGAACATTAAGGCCATGCTGGACCCACGGGGCATCCTCAACCCTTACAAGACTCTCCCCGACAACCTCAACCTCCACTAA
- the d2hgdh gene encoding D-2-hydroxyglutarate dehydrogenase, mitochondrial isoform X3, giving the protein MPLDLGAKGSCHIGGNVATNAGGLRLLRYGSLRGTVLGLEVVLADGRVLNCLATLRKDNTGYDLKQLFIGSEGTLGVITAVSILCPRKPKAVNVAFLGCSSFQNLLETFQCCRGMLGEILSAFEFLDASCMGLLEKHLKITNPITECPFYIVIETAGSNAVHDEEKLHNFLEKVMASSLVTDGTVATEDVKIKALWSLRERVTEALTHDGFTYKYDISLPVEKIYQLVTDMREHLGDRAKNVVGYGHVGDGNLHLNITSPTKDPALLAAIEPYVYEWTSGVRGSVSAEHGLGLKKRNYIYYSKPPEAVALMGNIKAMLDPRGILNPYKTLPDNLNLH; this is encoded by the exons ATGCCCCTGGACCTGGGCGCTAAGGGCAGCTGCCACATTGGGGGCAACGTGGCCACCAATGCTGGGGGGCTGCGCCTGCTGCGCTACGGGTCCTTGCGAGGGACAGTGCTAGGGCTGGAGGTG GTTCTAGCTGATGGGCGAGTCCTAAACTGCTTGGCCACTTTAAGGAAAGACAACACAGGCTACGACCTCAAGCAGCTGTTCATCGGTTCCGAAGGTACCCTAGGGGTCATCAcagctgtctccatcctttgtCCCCGCAAACCTAAGGCTGTCAACGTGGCGTTCCTGG GATGCTCCAGTTTCCAGAACTTGCTGGAGACATTTCAGTGCTGCCGGGGCATGCTGGGAGAGATCCTGTCTGCCTTTGAATTTTTAGACGCTT CCTGCATGGGGCTGCTAGAGAAGCACCTTAAGATCACCAACCCCATCACAG AGTGTCCCTTCTACATCGTCATAGAGACGGCTGGATCCAACGCAGTTCACGATGAGGAGAAACTGCACAATTTCCTGGAGAAGGTGATGGCATCATCACTGGTGACTGATGGAACGGTTGCCACGGAGGATGTCAAAATTAAA GCTCTCTGGTcgttgagggagagagtgaccgAGGCTCTCACCCATGATGGATTTACCTACAAGTACGACATCTCGCTTCCCGTGGAGAAGATCTACCAGCTGGTCACTGACATGAGGGAACATCTCGGAGACCGAGCCAAGAATGTGGTGGGATACGGACATGTCg GTGATGGCAACCTACACTTGAACATCACCTCTCCGACCAAAGACCCTGCCCTGCTGGCGGCCATCGAGCCGTACGTGTACGAGTGGACATCGGGCGTGCGGGGCAGTGTGAGTGCGGAGCATGGCCTGGGGCTGAAGAAAAGGAACTATATTTACTACAGCAAACCGCCTGAGGCTGTGGCCCTAATGGGGAACATTAAGGCCATGCTGGACCCACGGGGCATCCTCAACCCTTACAAGACTCTCCCCGACAACCTCAACCTCCACTAA